From Pirellulales bacterium, one genomic window encodes:
- a CDS encoding protein kinase: MNEREIFIQALQIDEPLLRSSRVRELCAGNESLRARVESLLEAHGNAVGFLESPACGVATIERQIFEQPGTQIGPYKLLEQIGEGGMGAVYMADQQTPVRRRVALKIIKPGMDTRQVIARFEAERQALALMDHPNIAHVLDAGATDTGRPYFVMELVRGVPITEYCDEVNLSVAERLEMFVQVCQAVQHAHQKGIIHRDIKPSNVLVTLLDGRAVPKVIDFGVAKAVNQQLTEKTLFTSFSQLIGTPLYMSPEQAEMPGLDVDTRSDIYSLGVLLFELLTGATPFDKTRVREATYDELRRIIREEEPRRPSAFVETLGHTRTIAASRRRVHPERLAQVLCGDLDWIVMKALEKNRRRRYATASGLARDIERYLRDEPIEARPPSAIYRFQKFARRNRAAITTVALVCAALICGTIVSTWQAVRATHAERLAEARLTAETAARGDAENARAAESQQRAIAEMERNEAESQRARAEVSFQAARQVVDERFDAVHDDELLSIPALQPLRKEQLASTLGYYRQFIALYRDDPTVKSQLAATYRRMGGIARATGDDPQSILALQEAVQRYEDLLRSDPMPHAIRSDLAGTLYELGLVQNEMSQPSDAAASFQRALDVLAELELDAPADDEQRRMKARVCANLGVALNVIGRSAQGEKTLRQALAAYEILGDDERDLTQSRLFRSDVARAHYQLGVSLRARGRGTDAEASFRDAIATYESLVADAPAVPTYRGNLARACHELGSLYRINGRLAEAEALHRRALALYERAASENPTVAEYHMGLGWAHYKLGCHQFAMQDRGQAEQNWTIAQQQFAAAVDLGFNPTGAYKALGDVRAMLGRWQEAADSYARVAEAYQFAALPTLQWALLQLAAGDQAGYRAACDRVVSDVAATAEGNLALLIVMTCIAGDAAVSNPSAVVELAQHLVAHDPRNPVGQVFLAAAQFRAGETVQAVAALRAALPRLALAELAAPTKRDYVRLARLAGETILALAYEKLDDRESLIQQLVQWRAAVDAVAARPPQYSDRTNEWTLPLAIHIARSECGRLESPVDSSEAK; encoded by the coding sequence ATGAACGAACGCGAAATATTCATCCAGGCCCTGCAAATCGACGAGCCGCTGCTCCGGTCCAGTCGCGTCAGGGAATTGTGCGCCGGCAACGAATCACTAAGGGCTCGTGTCGAGAGCTTATTAGAGGCGCACGGCAACGCCGTAGGCTTCCTCGAGTCACCGGCGTGCGGGGTCGCCACCATCGAACGGCAGATTTTCGAGCAACCAGGGACCCAAATCGGCCCTTACAAACTCCTGGAACAGATCGGCGAAGGGGGAATGGGCGCCGTCTACATGGCCGATCAACAGACGCCAGTCCGTCGGCGTGTCGCCCTGAAGATCATTAAGCCGGGCATGGACACACGGCAGGTTATTGCCCGCTTTGAGGCCGAGCGGCAGGCGTTGGCATTGATGGACCATCCAAACATTGCCCATGTGCTCGATGCGGGAGCGACTGATACGGGCCGGCCGTACTTTGTCATGGAATTGGTCCGCGGCGTCCCGATCACGGAATACTGCGACGAGGTAAACCTCTCCGTAGCGGAACGGTTGGAAATGTTCGTGCAGGTTTGCCAGGCCGTACAACATGCCCATCAGAAGGGGATCATCCATCGCGACATCAAGCCTTCGAACGTGCTAGTGACGCTGCTCGACGGCCGGGCCGTCCCCAAGGTGATCGACTTCGGCGTGGCCAAGGCCGTGAATCAACAGCTGACCGAGAAGACGCTATTTACGAGCTTCTCGCAGCTCATCGGCACGCCGCTCTACATGAGTCCGGAGCAGGCCGAGATGCCGGGCCTCGACGTGGACACGCGAAGCGACATCTATTCGTTGGGTGTGCTGCTGTTTGAACTGCTCACCGGCGCCACGCCCTTTGATAAAACACGAGTGCGTGAAGCTACCTATGACGAGTTGCGGCGGATCATTCGCGAAGAGGAACCGCGCCGGCCAAGCGCCTTCGTCGAAACGCTGGGCCATACGCGCACCATTGCGGCGTCGCGCCGGCGCGTTCATCCGGAACGATTGGCACAGGTACTATGCGGCGACCTGGATTGGATCGTGATGAAAGCGCTGGAGAAGAACCGGAGACGTCGTTATGCGACCGCCAGTGGCCTGGCTCGTGATATCGAGCGTTACCTGCGCGACGAGCCGATCGAGGCGCGACCGCCATCAGCGATTTATCGATTTCAGAAGTTCGCCCGCCGCAATCGTGCTGCGATTACCACCGTGGCGCTGGTTTGTGCGGCATTGATTTGCGGAACGATCGTCAGCACTTGGCAGGCGGTCCGTGCCACTCACGCCGAGAGGCTGGCCGAGGCGCGCCTGACAGCCGAGACCGCCGCTCGCGGTGACGCCGAGAATGCCCGGGCCGCAGAATCGCAACAGCGCGCCATCGCCGAAATGGAGCGCAACGAGGCCGAAAGCCAACGCGCCCGTGCCGAAGTCAGCTTTCAAGCAGCGCGGCAGGTTGTCGACGAGCGGTTCGACGCCGTGCACGATGACGAGCTGCTATCGATCCCCGCCTTGCAGCCGCTGCGCAAAGAGCAATTAGCCTCGACGCTGGGATATTACCGACAGTTTATTGCGCTATATCGAGACGATCCGACAGTCAAATCGCAACTGGCCGCAACCTATCGCCGCATGGGAGGGATCGCCCGAGCAACTGGCGATGATCCACAGTCCATTCTTGCTCTGCAAGAGGCCGTTCAGCGTTATGAGGATCTTCTTCGCAGCGATCCTATGCCGCACGCGATTCGCTCCGATCTCGCCGGCACACTGTACGAGCTGGGGCTAGTGCAGAACGAGATGTCACAGCCGAGCGATGCCGCAGCATCATTTCAGCGCGCTCTCGACGTGTTGGCAGAGCTCGAGCTGGACGCGCCGGCAGATGACGAGCAGCGCAGGATGAAAGCGCGCGTCTGCGCCAACCTAGGCGTTGCCTTGAACGTTATTGGCCGATCGGCGCAAGGCGAGAAGACGTTGCGGCAGGCATTGGCCGCTTACGAAATACTAGGTGACGACGAGCGCGACCTGACACAATCGCGACTCTTCCGTTCTGACGTTGCCCGCGCGCACTATCAACTCGGCGTGTCTCTACGTGCTCGCGGCCGCGGAACCGACGCCGAAGCGTCCTTTCGGGACGCCATTGCAACCTACGAAAGCCTGGTCGCCGACGCGCCCGCCGTGCCGACATATCGCGGCAATCTGGCGCGTGCCTGTCACGAGCTCGGATCGCTGTATCGGATCAACGGCCGGCTGGCCGAAGCCGAGGCCTTGCACCGCCGCGCGCTCGCACTTTACGAACGCGCCGCAAGCGAGAATCCCACGGTCGCCGAGTATCACATGGGACTGGGTTGGGCGCATTACAAGCTCGGTTGTCACCAGTTCGCGATGCAAGATCGCGGACAGGCCGAACAGAACTGGACGATCGCTCAACAGCAGTTCGCCGCCGCGGTCGATCTGGGCTTCAATCCCACAGGTGCGTACAAAGCCCTCGGAGACGTTCGTGCCATGCTCGGTCGATGGCAAGAAGCCGCCGATTCGTACGCGCGCGTCGCTGAAGCGTATCAGTTTGCGGCGCTTCCCACATTGCAATGGGCGCTGTTGCAGTTGGCCGCGGGAGACCAAGCTGGCTACCGCGCCGCCTGCGATCGTGTCGTCAGCGACGTTGCCGCGACGGCCGAGGGAAATCTGGCCCTGTTGATCGTGATGACGTGCATCGCGGGCGATGCGGCCGTGAGCAACCCCTCCGCAGTGGTCGAGCTCGCGCAACACCTCGTTGCGCACGACCCACGCAATCCGGTCGGACAGGTCTTCCTCGCCGCAGCGCAATTTCGGGCGGGCGAAACAGTGCAAGCCGTCGCGGCCTTGCGTGCGGCGCTGCCAAGACTTGCGCTGGCCGAGCTCGCCGCGCCGACCAAGCGCGACTACGTGCGTTTAGCCCGCCTGGCAGGCGAGACGATCCTCGCGCTGGCTTATGAGAAGCTCGACGATCGCGAGTCGTTGATCCAACAGCTCGTTCAGTGGCGCGCCGCGGTCGATGCCGTCGCGGCTCGGCCACCGCAATACAGCGACCGGACAAATGAATGGACGCTACCGCTGGCGATTCACATTGCCCGGAGCGAGTGCGGACGCCTCGAATCGCCAGTCGATTCATCTGAAGCCAAATAA
- a CDS encoding ECF-type sigma factor, translating into MEIVELRRYHGQVMTNITHILSAAEQGDPHATEELLPLVYAELRQLAAQRLAAEKPGQTLDATGLVHEAYLRLVPSGPAAADQKQHWDGRGHFFAAAAEAMRRILVDSARRKQAAKRSHHRQTMVSVDNLAAPQDSFDLLELNDALERLFAADAKVAELVRLRFFGGLTIREAAQCLGVSPRTADHYWAYAKAWLLREIQGDG; encoded by the coding sequence TTGGAAATCGTCGAATTGCGACGATATCATGGCCAAGTGATGACTAACATCACGCACATCTTATCCGCCGCCGAACAAGGCGACCCGCATGCTACAGAGGAGCTTCTACCTCTGGTCTATGCCGAGCTTCGGCAACTGGCCGCGCAAAGGCTGGCAGCTGAAAAGCCAGGCCAGACATTGGATGCCACCGGATTGGTGCATGAGGCCTACTTGCGACTTGTGCCGAGCGGACCGGCCGCTGCGGACCAGAAACAGCACTGGGATGGCCGTGGTCACTTTTTCGCTGCGGCCGCCGAGGCAATGAGGCGCATTCTTGTTGATTCAGCCCGGCGTAAGCAGGCGGCAAAGCGTAGCCACCACCGACAAACGATGGTGTCCGTTGATAACCTTGCCGCCCCTCAAGATTCTTTCGACCTACTGGAACTAAACGACGCCCTGGAGCGGCTCTTTGCCGCAGATGCCAAGGTTGCGGAACTTGTCAGGCTCCGTTTTTTTGGCGGACTGACCATACGCGAGGCAGCGCAGTGCCTCGGCGTCTCCCCCAGAACTGCGGACCACTACTGGGCCTACGCCAAGGCCTGGCTTCTTCGCGAGATCCAGGGCGACGGTTGA